In one Halosolutus amylolyticus genomic region, the following are encoded:
- a CDS encoding ABC transporter ATP-binding protein, with translation MSVDDPVVSLENVEVHFEQESGFNPFDDPETVRAVDGVDLEIPENDVVAIVGESGSGKTTIGKAAVGLQKPTGGSVKFRGQDIWEAKRRFSNSSIPYDEIRRSLQIIHQDPGSSLNPHRTVEASLAEPLKKHQADLGPEDREARILAMLDRVGMSPPHDYARRYPHQLSGGEKQRVALVRALLMNPDLILADEAVSALDVSLRVEVMDLMLDLQAQFDTSFLFISHDLSNARYLAEHADGRLGVMYLGELVELGKAEEVLRNPQHPYTKVLKWATPSLGLEEGAAEPPVREIDIPDPIDPPSGCRFHTRCPYATEYCRESTPDRRSVGEGTHRASCFRLDVGSDYWRSDPLEGASLEADER, from the coding sequence ATGAGCGTCGACGATCCCGTCGTCTCTCTGGAGAACGTCGAAGTCCACTTCGAGCAGGAGAGCGGGTTCAATCCGTTCGACGACCCGGAGACGGTCCGGGCCGTCGACGGCGTCGACCTCGAGATCCCCGAGAACGACGTCGTCGCGATCGTCGGCGAGTCCGGCAGCGGAAAAACGACGATCGGCAAGGCGGCTGTCGGCTTGCAGAAACCGACCGGCGGGTCCGTCAAATTCCGGGGGCAGGACATCTGGGAGGCAAAACGGCGATTCTCGAATTCGTCGATTCCGTACGACGAGATCCGTCGATCGCTCCAGATCATCCACCAGGACCCCGGCTCGTCGCTGAATCCCCACCGAACCGTCGAAGCCTCGCTCGCCGAACCGCTGAAGAAACACCAGGCCGACCTGGGGCCCGAGGACCGCGAGGCGCGGATCCTCGCGATGCTCGATCGCGTCGGCATGTCGCCGCCACACGACTACGCTAGGCGGTATCCCCACCAGCTCAGCGGCGGGGAGAAACAGCGCGTCGCGCTGGTCCGGGCGCTGCTGATGAACCCGGATCTCATCCTGGCCGACGAGGCCGTCAGCGCGCTCGACGTCTCGCTTCGGGTCGAAGTGATGGACCTGATGCTCGACCTGCAAGCGCAGTTCGACACGTCGTTCCTGTTCATCTCTCACGACCTCTCGAACGCGCGCTACCTGGCCGAACACGCCGACGGCCGACTCGGCGTGATGTACCTCGGCGAACTCGTCGAACTCGGGAAGGCCGAGGAGGTCCTCCGGAACCCACAACACCCCTACACGAAGGTGCTGAAGTGGGCGACGCCGTCGCTCGGTCTCGAGGAGGGCGCGGCCGAACCGCCGGTCCGGGAGATCGACATCCCCGATCCGATCGATCCGCCGTCTGGCTGCCGGTTCCACACGCGATGCCCGTACGCGACGGAGTACTGCCGGGAGTCGACGCCCGATCGCCGGTCGGTCGGTGAGGGAACCCATCGCGCGTCCTGCTTCCGTCTCGACGTGGGCAGCGACTACTGGCGCAGCGATCCCCTGGAGGGCGCCAGTCTGGAAGCGGACGAGCGGTAA
- a CDS encoding glycosyl hydrolase has translation MVGKCSRRSLLAIGTTGVTGVIAGCSGIGTTDEPADDDSTEANQAEAGTDDEDIGAVGKASYRTTKPAVRQEPPTEVYVAEERRDDPLPTNNWWGSLVWEGHLLESDASLWSHPLVSSTGPQGFVIGGQGEWEVGSGPAGPNFATRPIELAATVGFDGATFDESVVTDWTDWSVSFAMESSNGRIDATLVRGSPYAYLRVDGDPVTVAFDQADADPSVWVDDGSTIGLSVGDTHYGLYAPSEAEWSFDGDGTFSSSLGDGEYLTVALLPEAGEEVLETFGAYAHAHVVDTRLDWEYDESTSEVHTTYHFETEAMEGDASGTITGMFPHQHEYTDEQPLGYTFDSPRGTMETIETSSYRVTHTYHGILPHLPDVGGYDRDRLASYLSEATNGQIIRPGQEGDGEGAYWTGKNFNRASDLVGIAQHLGDEERAQQILDTMRERLEDWFQATDDDGQLAQSRVFYYNELWGTLIAYPALHGAPEFLNDHHFHYGYYLRGAAEIARNDPDWAAESEWGGMVELLIRDFANPDRDDDTFPFLRTFDPYSGHSWAGGASGGAFGNNQESSSEAINAYAAIIQWGEYTDDEELRDLGVFLYTREVNAAREYWFDEDGDSLPVLDEWQFDQTTMVWDSGVAYTTWWTDHPEPVHGINWLPLGGHSLYLGLDDAYADANYGTVEDAVDGTFSYWEDLLWKYRALSDPDDAMGQFDADGDAYDPEFGDSRAHTYHWLATFRRVGSPDPTITADAPLAVVFGDDERTYAAYNPDDEETIVSFSDGTTIVVGPGELATAQG, from the coding sequence ATGGTTGGAAAATGTAGCCGCCGCTCTCTCCTGGCGATCGGGACGACGGGCGTAACGGGCGTGATTGCCGGCTGTTCGGGTATCGGAACGACGGACGAACCAGCGGACGACGACTCGACCGAAGCCAATCAAGCGGAGGCCGGGACCGACGACGAGGATATCGGCGCGGTAGGCAAAGCCAGCTACCGGACGACCAAACCGGCCGTCAGACAGGAGCCGCCGACGGAGGTCTACGTCGCCGAGGAACGGCGGGACGATCCCCTGCCGACCAACAACTGGTGGGGGTCGCTCGTGTGGGAGGGCCACCTACTCGAGAGCGACGCGTCTCTCTGGAGCCACCCGCTCGTGAGTTCGACCGGCCCGCAGGGGTTCGTCATCGGCGGCCAGGGCGAGTGGGAGGTCGGGAGTGGGCCGGCCGGGCCGAACTTCGCGACGCGCCCGATCGAACTCGCGGCGACCGTCGGCTTCGACGGGGCGACGTTCGACGAGTCCGTGGTGACCGACTGGACGGACTGGTCGGTCTCGTTCGCCATGGAGAGTTCGAACGGACGCATCGACGCGACGCTGGTTCGAGGATCGCCGTACGCGTACCTACGCGTAGACGGTGACCCCGTGACCGTCGCCTTCGACCAGGCGGACGCGGACCCCTCAGTGTGGGTGGACGACGGCTCGACGATCGGTCTCAGCGTCGGCGACACCCACTACGGCCTGTACGCCCCCTCGGAGGCGGAGTGGTCGTTCGACGGGGACGGGACGTTCTCCTCGTCGCTCGGCGACGGTGAGTACCTCACGGTCGCGTTGCTTCCCGAGGCGGGCGAGGAGGTGCTCGAAACCTTCGGTGCATACGCTCACGCCCACGTCGTCGATACGCGACTCGACTGGGAGTACGACGAGTCGACGAGCGAGGTCCACACCACGTACCACTTCGAGACCGAAGCGATGGAGGGCGATGCGTCGGGGACGATTACGGGTATGTTCCCACACCAGCACGAGTACACCGACGAACAGCCACTCGGGTACACGTTCGACTCGCCGCGGGGGACGATGGAGACGATCGAGACCAGTTCCTACCGCGTCACGCACACCTATCACGGGATCCTTCCCCACCTGCCGGACGTCGGCGGCTACGACCGCGATCGCCTCGCCTCGTACCTCTCCGAGGCGACGAACGGCCAGATCATCCGGCCCGGCCAGGAAGGCGACGGGGAGGGCGCCTACTGGACCGGGAAGAACTTCAATCGTGCCAGCGACCTCGTCGGCATCGCCCAGCACCTCGGTGACGAAGAGCGGGCCCAGCAGATCCTCGATACGATGCGAGAGCGCCTCGAGGACTGGTTCCAGGCGACCGACGACGACGGGCAACTCGCTCAATCCCGCGTGTTCTACTACAACGAGCTGTGGGGGACGCTGATCGCCTATCCCGCCCTCCACGGCGCGCCCGAGTTCCTGAACGACCACCACTTCCACTACGGCTACTACCTCCGCGGAGCGGCCGAGATCGCGCGTAACGACCCCGACTGGGCCGCCGAGTCCGAGTGGGGCGGGATGGTAGAGCTGTTGATCCGCGACTTCGCGAACCCCGATCGAGACGACGACACCTTCCCGTTCCTGCGAACGTTCGATCCCTACAGCGGCCACTCGTGGGCTGGCGGGGCGTCCGGCGGCGCCTTCGGGAACAACCAGGAGTCGAGTTCCGAGGCGATAAACGCCTACGCGGCGATCATCCAGTGGGGCGAGTACACGGACGACGAGGAGCTTCGAGACCTCGGCGTCTTCCTGTACACCCGGGAGGTAAACGCCGCTCGCGAGTACTGGTTCGACGAGGACGGCGACTCTCTACCGGTGCTCGACGAGTGGCAGTTCGACCAGACGACGATGGTCTGGGATAGCGGGGTCGCGTACACGACGTGGTGGACCGACCATCCCGAACCGGTCCACGGCATCAACTGGTTGCCCCTCGGCGGCCACTCGCTGTACCTCGGTCTCGACGACGCGTACGCGGACGCCAACTACGGGACCGTCGAGGACGCCGTCGACGGCACCTTCTCCTACTGGGAGGACCTGCTGTGGAAGTACCGTGCGCTCTCCGATCCGGACGACGCGATGGGGCAGTTCGACGCCGACGGCGACGCGTACGATCCGGAGTTCGGCGACTCTCGGGCACACACCTACCACTGGCTCGCCACGTTCCGGCGGGTCGGCTCGCCCGATCCGACGATCACCGCGGACGCGCCGCTGGCCGTCGTCTTCGGTGACGACGAGAGAACGTACGCCGCGTACAACCCGGACGACGAGGAGACGATCGTCTCGTTCTCTGACGGGACGACGATCGTCGTCGGTCCGGGAGAACTGGCAACCGCACAGGGGTAG
- a CDS encoding TrmB family transcriptional regulator, producing MDRDPLRNALEDAGLTSYQADAYITLLEQGMMPAVEVAKQCSVPVSQIYDVLRALERMDYIETHDQDKLHARPKEPIDVLRELRSRGERMNEAADSIEDRWEQPAVSDHKVGVVKHEETVIDRARDLIRDAESFIELSANVDQFRSLTSALADARDRGVITNVAVYGTEVEDGIANVELDETVTEIRACQIPGPFLLIADRTQTCFTPNDWANRPFGVLIDDYLLSFIFHWYFQTGVWALWETVYEDTAPPYVYMTLEEFVRDVGPLWEDVANVAVTIEGAWVETNEPCQITGVVTDIWYPGVYRSEGRPSFEELAGFLQLELAADGDLYSVGGWGAVYEDIEAVRITLEEIALEDPTSGVEVDPGAADVPAIERASEDD from the coding sequence ATGGACAGGGATCCACTCCGGAACGCGCTGGAGGACGCGGGGTTGACCTCGTACCAGGCCGACGCCTACATCACGCTGTTAGAACAGGGGATGATGCCGGCCGTGGAGGTTGCAAAGCAGTGTTCCGTTCCGGTGTCCCAGATTTACGACGTCCTCCGCGCGCTCGAGCGGATGGACTACATCGAGACGCACGATCAGGACAAACTCCACGCTCGTCCCAAAGAGCCGATCGACGTCCTCCGGGAACTGCGATCCCGGGGCGAGCGGATGAACGAGGCCGCGGACTCGATCGAGGACCGGTGGGAGCAACCGGCCGTCAGCGATCACAAGGTCGGCGTCGTCAAACACGAGGAGACGGTGATCGACCGCGCACGAGACCTGATCCGGGACGCCGAGAGTTTCATCGAACTGTCCGCGAACGTCGACCAGTTCCGCTCCCTGACGAGCGCCCTGGCCGATGCCCGCGATCGCGGCGTCATTACGAACGTCGCCGTGTACGGAACCGAGGTGGAGGACGGGATCGCGAACGTCGAACTCGACGAGACGGTAACAGAAATCCGCGCCTGCCAGATCCCCGGGCCGTTTCTGCTCATCGCGGATCGCACGCAGACGTGCTTCACGCCGAACGACTGGGCCAACAGACCGTTCGGCGTCCTGATCGACGACTACCTCCTCTCGTTTATCTTCCACTGGTACTTCCAGACGGGCGTCTGGGCGCTCTGGGAGACGGTCTACGAGGACACTGCGCCGCCGTACGTCTACATGACCCTCGAGGAGTTCGTGCGCGACGTGGGGCCGCTGTGGGAGGACGTCGCGAACGTCGCAGTGACGATCGAGGGGGCATGGGTCGAGACGAACGAGCCCTGTCAGATCACCGGCGTCGTCACCGACATCTGGTACCCGGGCGTGTACCGCTCCGAGGGGCGCCCGTCGTTCGAGGAACTCGCCGGATTCTTGCAACTGGAACTCGCCGCGGACGGCGACCTGTACAGCGTCGGCGGGTGGGGTGCCGTCTACGAGGACATCGAGGCGGTTCGGATCACCCTCGAGGAGATCGCGCTCGAAGACCCGACGAGCGGGGTCGAAGTCGACCCCGGCGCCGCCGACGTGCCGGCGATCGAGCGCGCGTCGGAAGACGACTGA
- a CDS encoding FxsA family protein, which produces MLRWIFALLLIPFLDAVLLAVIVTQFGFVSWVGMILLVVLTGLVGMLLVRAEGRRTIRKMQRQLAQGTPPTNELVDGGLLIAAGAFLLTPGLVTDLLGFLLVLPISRIPIRMALKRFVIVPYADKKTGGFASGGVWTYGFPDDGAAREAGVGASESSDGGTYDLGEDAYSVDSSTDESYTIGFGEDDRNGDGDEGDDRDPLAR; this is translated from the coding sequence ATGCTCCGGTGGATCTTCGCGCTGTTGCTCATCCCCTTTCTCGACGCGGTGCTACTCGCCGTCATCGTCACCCAGTTCGGCTTCGTGAGCTGGGTCGGGATGATCCTGCTCGTCGTCCTGACTGGACTCGTCGGTATGCTGCTGGTCCGCGCCGAGGGGCGGCGGACGATCCGGAAGATGCAACGCCAGCTTGCCCAGGGCACGCCGCCGACGAACGAACTGGTCGACGGCGGCCTGCTCATCGCCGCCGGGGCATTCCTGCTCACGCCCGGGCTGGTCACGGACCTGCTCGGGTTCCTGCTGGTGCTCCCGATCAGCCGGATCCCGATCCGGATGGCGCTCAAACGCTTCGTGATCGTCCCCTACGCGGACAAGAAGACCGGCGGCTTCGCGAGCGGCGGGGTCTGGACGTACGGCTTCCCGGACGACGGCGCGGCTCGCGAAGCCGGCGTCGGCGCGTCCGAATCGTCCGACGGCGGCACCTACGACCTCGGCGAAGACGCCTACAGCGTCGATTCGAGCACCGACGAATCCTATACGATCGGTTTCGGCGAGGACGATCGAAACGGGGACGGGGACGAGGGCGACGATCGCGACCCCCTCGCTCGGTAG